The following are encoded together in the Peromyscus leucopus breed LL Stock chromosome 1, UCI_PerLeu_2.1, whole genome shotgun sequence genome:
- the LOC114684616 gene encoding interferon lambda-2-like, with the protein MEVPARLKARLLHAGDGVAVLRSHLTKADKPIKVVTDHLDTIAQCGCHSAHHPGAVETDPAAAAGPECTVQGKTQARDTERDRGTPGQPRGRTRIPLSSQTPESSMKPETAGGRVLLLLLLAAVLTGTRADPVPRATRLPPDAKDCHRARFKSLSPQVLQAFRKAKNAIEEWLRKKDVSCSARLFPRAWDLQQLQVQERPRALQAELALTLKVLENMTDSALVPILDQPLHTLRHIHSQLQACTQPQPTAEPRPVSRRLSRWLHRLQEAQRKETPGCLEDSVTSNLFRLLIRDLKCVASGDQCA; encoded by the exons ATGGAAGTGCCTGCCCGACTCAAGGCCCGTCTCCTCCACGCTGGGGATGGAGTGGCCGTGCTGCGTTCTCATCTCACCAAGGCTGACAA GCCCATAAAAGTCGTCACAGACCATCTAGACACCATTGCCCAGTGTGGGTGTCACTCTGCACACCATCCAGGGGCAGTGGAGACAGACCCTGCTGCAGCAGCAGGCCCTGAGTGCACAGTGCAG GGGAAGACCCAGGCCAGAGACACCGAGCGAGACCGAGGAACCCCGGGCCAGCCTCGAGGGCGCACCCGAATCCCCCTCTCCTCACAGACCCCAGAGAGCAGCATGAAGCCAG AAACAGCTGGGGGCCGcgtgctcctcctcctgctgctggccGCGGTGCTGACGGGAACCCGCGCTGATCCTGTGCCCAGGGCGACCAGGCTCCCACCAGATGCCAAGGATTGCCACAGAGCCCGGTTCAAGTCTCTGTCCCCGCAAGTGCTGCAGGCCTTCAGGAAGGCCAAGAATGCCATA GAGGAGTGGCTGCGCAAGAAGGATGTGAGCTGCAGCGCCCGCCTCTTCCCCAGGGCCTGggacctgcagcagctgcag GTCCAGGAGCGCCCCAGGGCCTTGCAGGCTGAGCTGGCCCTGACACTGAAGGTCCTAGAGAACATGACTGACTCAGCCCTGGTCCCCATCCTGGACCAGCCTCTTCACACCCTGCGCCACATCCACTCACAGCTGCAGGCCTGT ACGCAGCCTCAGCCCACAGCAGAGCCCAGGCCTGTGAGCCGCCGCCTCTCACGCTGGCTGCACAGACTCCAGGAGGCCCAGAGGAAG GAGACCCCCGGCTGCCTGGAGGACTCTGTCACTTCCAACCTCTTCCGCCTGCTCATCCGGGACCTGAAGTGTGTGGCCAGCGGAGATCAGTGTGCCTGA